AGATGATGCTTCAGGTATGGCAATTGCCGATACACTTCGCCAACAAGCGCAGGGTCTTGGACAAGCTATTATGAATGCAAATGATGCTATTGGTGTTACACAGACTGCGGATGGTGCATTAGATGAGTATACTAAAATTATTGATATTGTAAGAACTAAAGCAATTCAAGCAGCGTCTGATGGTCAAACACTAGATAGTCGTAAAAAAATTCAAGAAGATATTGATAGATTACTAGAGGAAGCGCAGAATATTGCAGCCAGTACATCGTTTAATGGTCAAACACTATTAAATGGTGCATTCCAAAATAAATCTTTCCATATCGGTGCATATTCAGGTGAGACAGTAAAATTATCAATCGGTGATGCACAGCTTGATAATGTTGCAGAGTTCTCTTTCTTAGAAACAACAGTTGGTTTCGGTGGTGCAACTGGTGGTTCTGCTAACTTCTCAGCAAGTTTAAGTGTTAGTGTACTTAATCAAGATGGAACTACTGCTAGTGTAAGTGTTCAAACATCTTTCGCATCTGGTTCACATAAAGCTTATGAAATTACTCAAGCTTTAGTTGATGACTTTAATGCTGCTGCTCAGACAGCTGGTGCTGATGTAAGAGCTAGTATCTATGAAGATGTTGATTCAACTGCAGGTACTGCACAATACGGTATCCGTTTAAGTTCATCTGGTGATTTAACTGGTGTTGGTCTATTCGATGGTAACTTAACTGATGGTTTAACAACTGCAATTGCAGGAAATACAGCAGCAGGATTAGATAACAACTTATCAACTTTAGATGTTACAACTAGACAAGCGGCTGAGAAAGCTATTATAATTGCCGATTATGCTCTTAAAGATGTAGATGGTACACGTGCAGACATTGGTTCTGTTCAAAACCAACTAGAATCTACTATACGTAATATTAGTGTTACTCAGGTGAATGTTAAAGCCGCGGAATCTCAAATCCGTGATGTTGACTTTGCTGCAGAGAGTGCAAACTTTGCAAAACATAATATTTTGGCTCAGTCTGGTTCATATGCAATGAGTCAAGCTAATGCTGTTCAACAAAACGTACTACAATTACTTCAGTAATTTTAATAACTAAAGAGTTTTACTCTTTAGTTTCTTCAAGTGAATTTTTTAGTCTGTTAAAGTCATTCGAAAACGTATCTAAAATATTTCTAGTACCTTCAATAAAGTAAGTTTTAAACTTCTTAATATATTTTTTGTGGTTTTTAATCTCTTTGGTATTTAAAAAATCATCAATATAAGAAGATGTTCTTAGGAAAAATATAACCATTATTTCTTTTAACTCTAATTCACATTTATGACTAACTATCATAGAAGCAAATTTTATGTATGAAGCTAAAAATAGATCTGGGTTAGCATGTGGAGAATTTTCAAACTCTGTTAGATAATTGTAATAATCTTTAATCTGTGTTCCTCTACACTCTATTGCATCTAATTCCGTTCCTATAAGTGAAGTAGTAGAGTATTTGTCAAATATTTGTTTCAACTCTTCATACATAGATGACTTGTCTAACTTTTTATCTATATTAATATCGTTAAATTTTAGCGGTGTAATATTCTCAAATAGAGCACCATCACAAAGGTTGTAAATATTTTGATTTTGAGTTTTAAAAAGTTGTGTTTTTCTATTTATTACTGGAATAGATGCAGCAAATAGGTTAGTCGTTTCTACTGTATCTCTAAAATTACCTTTAACTTTTATGATATTGTCCAGTTGAAATTGATCATTTTCTTCTTCGGCTTTTTGATCTAAAGTTTTTGCCATAAAGTGATCATCCGAGTGAGTTTTTCCATTGTCACCTAGGGCTAAATCTAGACCTAATAGATATATATTTGCTACATTAAAAATTAAAGATAATGAATATATTGTTTCTCCAACACTTGCAACAGTAAGTGTACTTCTATTAAGTTTATACTTTGTTCTGTCTTCATGAAGGTATATCTTTTCTTTATCAAACTGATTAAAAAGCAGTTTTGAAACAGAACCACTAAAAATCAATACGGAACTATCTAAAAAATCAAAGTTCTCAATACTTTTTAGCATTTTATCGGTGGTAAAATCATTTTCATCGATTTGAACAGCAATATCGGGTTTTACACCGACTCTTTGGAGAGTTTTTAAGGCAGTAAAAGCAGCTATTATTATAAACTTATCTTGGTTTTCTACAAGCCAGTCAGTGTTTTTGTGAAGTGATGGACCGGCTCCAACAACCAACCATGGTTTATCAGCAAAGTAGCTTTCATTTTCTTTTTTGGTAATATCCAGATATTTGTAGTGACTTGTTAGACTGTCTATAATTCTTTTATGTTTTACGATAAGTCTTTCATGTGAATAAGTAGCTTCAGGTCTAGATATAAGCATACTTCTAATTTCATCAATTTTATGTTCGTATGCTGATGAAAACATATTAAATTTAATATATTGGTTTTTGAAAAAAGCTTTAAAATAAAAGTCGTTAAAAGTAGTATGAAACTCATTTTTTGTCTCGCTAATTGAGAAGAAAGCAAATATATTGTTTAATTTTTTTGCATAGTTTGTTGTAAAAAGAGAGAGTCTAAATAGTTCAATGTCATCTTCTATAATTAACACTACTTGTAGATCAAACTTTTTGATTATTTTTTCTATATGCATACCAAGTCCGGTACCTATAAAGATAAATTTATCTAGCTTTTTCATACTCATTTCATAATCTGTATTATTGTAGTAATACTCAGTTAAAAATGCAGTAGTAGAGTATTGGGCATATGCATTATTTTCTTTTTTTAACGCTTCTAATGCTACAGGTTCAAATCTTATCTTTCTAAGTGAAATAAAAGTATGGTCATTTTTTTTGTATGTTACTTTATTGGCAAGATTATTTGAAAATTTTTCAGAATTTTCATTGTAAAGGTGATTTCCTGAGTTTAATTCAACAATATCAAAATAGCCATCTTTATATTCAAGATCATATTTTTGGGGATATCTTCCTTCATCTAAGAGAGTCTCTAAGGCTAAAAGTCTATTGTATAAAGGTTGATGATGTTTTTCAAAATACAACATATTGTCTTGATAGTTTTGTATAGCTAATGATTCTATTTCCTGCATTTTAACCTCTTTAAATAATTAGTTTTGATTGTATAGTAATAACATTGATGAGTTACTTAAAAGGGTGTTTTATCCCCAGATACTCTATTTGAGCTAACGCATAACTCTCTATAGTACCAATATCTCTATGATATACATCGTTTAAAAATGTATTTATTCTTCCCATATAATTTGGCAATACATCGTTACTAAAGTCAATCTCTTTTTTGTTTAAAGAGTATAAAAACTCAAATATACTAGGTTCACAAATATATACAGCTCCATTTGCTAAATCTGATGGAGGGTTTTCTACTTTTTCATGAAACTTTTGGACTATACCGAAGCTATCAAGTTCAACGATTCCACAACTTTTTGGATTATCACTATGGAAAAGCATCATAGTTATCTCACATTCTTTTTGACGTTGTCTGTGGCTATTTATAAACGACTGAAAGTTACAAAATGACAAGTTATCTGCATGAACAACCATAAAAGCTTCTGTTTTAAAAAACTCTTTAAGCGATAAAAGAGTTCCACCGGTATTTAAAAGTTCTTTTTCGTATACCAGTGTGATATAGTCTTTATATTTCGATTTAGATACAAAGTCTTCAACTTGTTCATGTAGATATGAAGTATTTATGAAAAACTCTTTGATACCTGCTTTAGTTAAGTTATCTAGCCAATATTCTAATAAAGGTTTACCGTTTATAGGAACTAAACATTTTGGAATATGATCAGTAATAGGAGAAAGTCTAGTACCTAATCCTGCTGCTAATAATAAAGCTTTCATTGCAACATCAACTCATTTATGATTTCTTCTTTATTTATAGGAATATTTCCAACCCTGCTAATTTGTACAGCTGAAGCTAAAGAACCAAGATATGCTGCCTGCCAAATATTTGATCCAACTGCTAGTGCCATTGAGGAACATGTCAGAAGTGAATCTCCTGCACCACTTACATCTTTTACAATACTACCTAGTGCACTGATATTGTCAGTTAGCAGATCGCCTTGATTAGTGTTATAGATCATTACACCTTCTGCACCCAAAGTTGTAAATATATATTTAGTTGATGTTTTATCGGATAGTTTTTTTGAGAGTACTACTAAACCTGATTCAAAATCATTTAGAGCGAGTCTTATTTCTCTCTCTGTAGGTGTTACGAGATCTACATTTTTAAACTTTGATATATCACCGATTTGAGATGAACTTTGAGAGTCTGCAACTATAAATGTATTGTGATCTTTACCAAGCTTAGAAACACGTTCAACAAGTGTTTGAGTAAGCACTCCATAGCTGAAATCTGAGAATATAATAAGATCAATATCTTTTATGGCTTTTTCAATATCGTTTATTATCTTCTCTTCAATCCCTTTATCAATTGAGTGTTGTTTTAAATGGTTTACTCTAAGTAGTGTTTTTGAACTAGCTCTATATCTTTGTTTTAAAGTAGTAGGTCTTGTCGAGTCTTGATATAGATATGTTTTTATGCCAAGTTCTTTTAAATTATTATCCACATATTCATATGTTGAATCATTTCCTATTACTGAGAAAAAACTAACATCAGCTCCTAAAGAAGATGCATGACTTGCAACTATAGCAGCGCCGCCTATAAATTTTTTACTTGCAAGCGGTGAAACAACTATTGTAGGATCTTCCTGGCTCATACCTAGCGGTTCACAAGTTATATATTCATCTATAATCGTATCACCAATAACTAAAACTTTTAAGTTTGAAAACCTTTCCAGGATAGACTTTAAGTCTTCCATATCAAGGTTATGTCTGTTTATAAATGCGCTATTGTGCTTTGTCTTGCTTGTAGGTAGTTGAAACTCTTCATTTAAAAGATCAAGAGAAGCAAATCCTATCTCTCCAGAGGTAAATAGCAGTTTTCCGCCATATGAATTTATTGTATCAAGCTCCGGATTGTATTTGTCTGAAAACTCTTTTCCTTTAACGACAATATCTGGTCTATTTTTCTTGATATATTCAACAGCATTATCTTCTAAAATAAAAGCTTCATCTACATAGCTTGTCGCATTTATTGACTCTAATCTCACTTCTTGAGGAATACTGACGTTGTTTACATTATCCGCATTTATCCCAACACTTAGGAAATCACCGCTTTCTTTGGCAAATTTTAGCAGCCTAAGGTGTCCCGGATGTAAAATATTAAAATCACCGCTTACAAAAACTTTTTTCATAATCTATTCTCTATATATTTGAAATTTAAAGAAGGAAATCTTTTGGATATTGATTCTAACAACTCCAAGGAATATGGAAAAATTACTTGAATGTCAGAATCAATATTCATAGGATGAACAATTTTTTTACCATAAAAAGTTTTATTTGTTTTTTTTAAATTTTCATCTATAAAACATTCTATTTGGAAGTTTAATAAGGATGCACAAAAAAGTGCTGGAGGAGATGTCCCAAATACAGCTACTTTTTTCTTTATATCTGAGATAGAGTCTATTAAATTGTTTATTTGAAGTTTATTTATTTGATGTCTTTGCACATCATTTTCATGCTCGAGTTTTAGAACTTTATCTGTAGCTAACACACTGATCTCTCTGTTAATTTGCTTTTTTGGAAAATATACATTTTTAAAATATTTTTTTAAAATATAAAGCAGTGTGCTTTTATGAAAATGTGATATATGATCTATTGTAAAAATATCAAAAAGGTTTTCATCTATATTTGGAACCTGTAGAACTAAAACACCGTCTTTTTTTAATGATCGTTTAACAGATGATAAAAACTCATTTAAATCCACAATATGCTCAAATACGTGTATAGCAGATATAATATCAAAATAATCTGGAAAGAGCACATCTTGTTTATATATGAAAA
This genomic interval from Sulfurimonas sp. contains the following:
- a CDS encoding flagellin, with protein sequence DDASGMAIADTLRQQAQGLGQAIMNANDAIGVTQTADGALDEYTKIIDIVRTKAIQAASDGQTLDSRKKIQEDIDRLLEEAQNIAASTSFNGQTLLNGAFQNKSFHIGAYSGETVKLSIGDAQLDNVAEFSFLETTVGFGGATGGSANFSASLSVSVLNQDGTTASVSVQTSFASGSHKAYEITQALVDDFNAAAQTAGADVRASIYEDVDSTAGTAQYGIRLSSSGDLTGVGLFDGNLTDGLTTAIAGNTAAGLDNNLSTLDVTTRQAAEKAIIIADYALKDVDGTRADIGSVQNQLESTIRNISVTQVNVKAAESQIRDVDFAAESANFAKHNILAQSGSYAMSQANAVQQNVLQLLQ
- a CDS encoding 6-hydroxymethylpterin diphosphokinase MptE-like protein, which produces MQEIESLAIQNYQDNMLYFEKHHQPLYNRLLALETLLDEGRYPQKYDLEYKDGYFDIVELNSGNHLYNENSEKFSNNLANKVTYKKNDHTFISLRKIRFEPVALEALKKENNAYAQYSTTAFLTEYYYNNTDYEMSMKKLDKFIFIGTGLGMHIEKIIKKFDLQVVLIIEDDIELFRLSLFTTNYAKKLNNIFAFFSISETKNEFHTTFNDFYFKAFFKNQYIKFNMFSSAYEHKIDEIRSMLISRPEATYSHERLIVKHKRIIDSLTSHYKYLDITKKENESYFADKPWLVVGAGPSLHKNTDWLVENQDKFIIIAAFTALKTLQRVGVKPDIAVQIDENDFTTDKMLKSIENFDFLDSSVLIFSGSVSKLLFNQFDKEKIYLHEDRTKYKLNRSTLTVASVGETIYSLSLIFNVANIYLLGLDLALGDNGKTHSDDHFMAKTLDQKAEEENDQFQLDNIIKVKGNFRDTVETTNLFAASIPVINRKTQLFKTQNQNIYNLCDGALFENITPLKFNDINIDKKLDKSSMYEELKQIFDKYSTTSLIGTELDAIECRGTQIKDYYNYLTEFENSPHANPDLFLASYIKFASMIVSHKCELELKEIMVIFFLRTSSYIDDFLNTKEIKNHKKYIKKFKTYFIEGTRNILDTFSNDFNRLKNSLEETKE
- a CDS encoding nucleotidyltransferase family protein, with protein sequence MKALLLAAGLGTRLSPITDHIPKCLVPINGKPLLEYWLDNLTKAGIKEFFINTSYLHEQVEDFVSKSKYKDYITLVYEKELLNTGGTLLSLKEFFKTEAFMVVHADNLSFCNFQSFINSHRQRQKECEITMMLFHSDNPKSCGIVELDSFGIVQKFHEKVENPPSDLANGAVYICEPSIFEFLYSLNKKEIDFSNDVLPNYMGRINTFLNDVYHRDIGTIESYALAQIEYLGIKHPFK
- a CDS encoding PfkB family carbohydrate kinase, producing the protein MKKVFVSGDFNILHPGHLRLLKFAKESGDFLSVGINADNVNNVSIPQEVRLESINATSYVDEAFILEDNAVEYIKKNRPDIVVKGKEFSDKYNPELDTINSYGGKLLFTSGEIGFASLDLLNEEFQLPTSKTKHNSAFINRHNLDMEDLKSILERFSNLKVLVIGDTIIDEYITCEPLGMSQEDPTIVVSPLASKKFIGGAAIVASHASSLGADVSFFSVIGNDSTYEYVDNNLKELGIKTYLYQDSTRPTTLKQRYRASSKTLLRVNHLKQHSIDKGIEEKIINDIEKAIKDIDLIIFSDFSYGVLTQTLVERVSKLGKDHNTFIVADSQSSSQIGDISKFKNVDLVTPTEREIRLALNDFESGLVVLSKKLSDKTSTKYIFTTLGAEGVMIYNTNQGDLLTDNISALGSIVKDVSGAGDSLLTCSSMALAVGSNIWQAAYLGSLASAVQISRVGNIPINKEEIINELMLQ
- a CDS encoding class I SAM-dependent methyltransferase, with the translated sequence MNKRCLVCNHDDFNILFDYTKEKVVTSDNKTANQNFQLLECKKCFHIQKKTDESLLKTIENIYSNYEAYYLTNGKEEEHTDSKKATINRSKTLINNISESIKEHGNILDIGTGSGVFLEEFSKVFDWNLFAQDVKISQNNNLQNLKNFKKFFIYKQDVLFPDYFDIISAIHVFEHIVDLNEFLSSVKRSLKKDGVLVLQVPNIDENLFDIFTIDHISHFHKSTLLYILKKYFKNVYFPKKQINREISVLATDKVLKLEHENDVQRHQINKLQINNLIDSISDIKKKVAVFGTSPPALFCASLLNFQIECFIDENLKKTNKTFYGKKIVHPMNIDSDIQVIFPYSLELLESISKRFPSLNFKYIENRL